GTTTAGACGCCGCCTGGAACAAGCAGGTTACAGTTGTATTATAAAGTTGAAAAGATTTTTTCGAATCAGCGATTTTTAAAAAATTCTTCCAAAATCTGTAACCGGGTAAACTAAGCCGTAGTCATAGATGCTGTACACATTTTAAAAACAAAAAATCAATTACTATGGGTCCTGCTGAAGTTTTAATTCCGATACTGGTTCCGCTGGGAGCAATGGCGTTGGCATTTGGTCTATTCTATTTAAGGAATAAAGAAAACATGTCGATGATCGAAAAAGGGATGAATCCAAAAGAATTCGCCAACCGCCCTGCACCATATCGCAATCTGAAGTGGGGATTGTTGCTGGTGGGTGCAGGCATTGGACTATTCCTTGCTTATGTTCTGCACACGTATGTATTAAAAATCGATGAAGAAAACCCGGTGATGTACTTTTCTATGATCGGTATTTTTGGTGGACTAGGCCTCATTTATTCTTACCGCATCGAGAAAAAGGAAATACTGGATAAAGAATAACATACCTCAACAACCTTATCAGACGAATAAAGCCCCGCAATTGCGAGGCTTTATTCGTTTATTTCTTTAACTCCTGCAATGCTCTGTTCACAAGCGGATCATAGAAGTTCCGCATTTTCACATAACCTTCCGTATGCCAGAGAAAGCGACTGAGAGAACTGATGAAATTCTTTTTTACTGTTGCCTGTTGTCGTTCTGTAAGTGATGCTAGACTTACGCTGTCGTTTGATATTGAACTGCTGATATAATTATTAATTGATGCATCAGCAGTAATATATTGTTGTAAGGCTGCCGGATCTTTTAATCCTTTCAAAGCCGTTTTATACTTAAGGAAATAGAGATACGCAGCATCGCTTACCTGCTCCCTGATGATCATCCGGCTTGCCTTCGGTAATTGATCAGCAGAATCAACCGGCACATACACATCAGGTGAAATTCCACCGCCACCATAAACAATTCGCCCCCCTTTAGTTTTGTATTTCTTACCGTTATGCGCTGCTGAATCACCATGAAAAAGTTCGCCATTTGTTAAACGCTCGGTGACTTCTGATCTGTAAGTTGCTTTATCTCCCCTGTTATAAGGTTTTTGAATACTGCGGCCAATAGGAGTGTAGTAACGTGATACTGTTAAACGAACAGCACTGCCGTCGCTTAGGGTGAATTGTTCCTGCACCAAACCTTTTCCAAAAGAACGGCGACCGAGAATAGTAGCCCTGTCCCAATCCTGTAATGCACCTGCCAACACTTCACTCGCCGATGCAGAACCTTCATCGATCAAAAGCATCAGTTTTCCATCTTCAAACAAACCTGGTCTGCGGGCTGCATAGCTTTGTTTGGGGTACGACTTACCTTCGGTATAAACAATTTCTTTATCATCAGATAAAAATTCATCAGCCATTTGCACAGCATCATCGAGCATGCCACCGCCATTTCCACGCAGGTCAAGAATGAGTTGCTTCATTCCTTCTTTTTGCAAACGCTCAAGGTTTTGCATGAACTCTTCATAAGTAGTTGCTGAAAATTTAACCACCCTGATATAAGCAATACCTGGTTCAATCATATAGGCAGCGTCCACACTTTTAATGGGGATGATTCCACGTTGAATGGTTAATTCTAAAGGTTTGTTACTGCGAATCAGTTTTATTTTTACTTCTGTTCCTTTCGGGCCACGAAAGATCTTGCGTATATCTTCAGATTTTCTCTTCTTACCGGAAATAATTGAATCATTGGCTGAAATTATGCGATCACCAACCTGTAACCCGGCTTTTTCTGATGGGCCTTTGGGCATTACAAATAATACGTTCAAGGTATCATTCAACATACCGAATTCTAATCCAACGCCTTGGTAGTTGCCCTGCATATCTTCGTTTACAGTTTGCACTTCAACAGGGGGAATATAGGTAGAATGGGGGTCGAGCTGGCTCAAAACATCCTGGATCGCAAATTGCCCGAGCGAATCTGTACTCACTGTATCAACATACTTCTGTTTCACTAATTCAAGGATTTCCTGCACGGGATTTGGCTTTGAATTGCCAAAAAAAGAAGGTGCATAGGTGCCCATATTGTCACGAAGTTTATATCCAAAAAACATTCCGATGATTAGTGATACGGATAAGAGAACAGGCAACCAAACTTGTACTTTCTTTTTATTCATGAACTTGCTTTCTTGTAAAAAGTGCTGCGAATTTCATGAAAATAAAGCATATTGCCCTCTCGCTTTTGTTTCATTTTACATATTTTACAGAAAAGGCCTGAAAAACGTAATAGCGGTATGAGTGCGATTAAACTAATAGCAGATAGCGGAGCGACCAAAGCTGAATGGTGTTTACTGAAGGGTAAGAAGAAAAAAATACTCCTTACTCAAGGCATCAGCCCGTTTTTAATGACCAGCGAACAAATCGCCACTTTACTCAAAAAAGAGCTGAAACCAAAGCTCGCAAAGGAATCGATCAAAGAAATTTATTTTTATGGAACTGGATGCAGCAGTGAGCACAATATCAAAAGTGTAAAGCAGGCTTTGAAGGAAGCTTTTCCTTCAGCAGAAAAAATTAAAGTTGATCATGATATGATGGGTGCTGCAAAAGCGCTTTGTGGTCATGAGAAAGGTGTGGCCTGTATTCTGGGCACCGGTTCAAATTCCTGTTATTTTAATGGCACACGTATTGTAAAAAACAGCCCGGGGCTTGGTTATGTGTTGGGGGATGAAGGCAGCGGCGCTTACCTTGGCCGCAAAGTGATCCAGCATTTTTTATACAACACATTTGATGAAGAGCTGCAGGCAAGGTTTATCTCTAAATACCAAACCGACCGGGTAGAGATTCTTGACAATGTTTACCGTAAACCATTACCCAACAGGTATATGGCTTCGTTTGCATTATTTCTTGCTGAGAACAGGGGACATTATATGGTGGAGAATATTATTGAAGATTCGTTCAACGAATTTTTCTTTAATCACTTATACAAATTCCGTGAAAGCTGGTTGTATCCCATCCACTTCACCGGAGGTGTTGCATATGCTTTTCGTGATGTATTGAAATCGATGTGCCACGCTTATGAACTGCAATGTGGCCGCATCCTTAAAAACCCGATGCAGGGATTAATCGAATATCATAGCTAATTTTGCACCATGGCGGAACAATTTGTACGAATTACAGAACAGGAGTCGCATTATCATCATTTAGAGAATATGACTGTAGCGGAACTGCTGCAAAACATCAATAAAGAAGACAGTACCGTGCCTGCCGCTGTTGAAAAAGCAATTCCCCAAATTGAACCATTAGTTACCGCTATTACTGACAAAATGCTCATGGGTGGCAGGCTCTTTTATATTGGTGCCGGCACCAGTGGCCGCTTAGGTATCGTTGATGCCAGTGAATGTCCCCCAACTTATGGTGTGCCTTACGGTTTGGTCATAGGCATTATTGCAGGTGGTGAAAAAGCAATTACCAACGCCGTTGAATTTGCAGAAGACAATAAGGAGCAAGGTTGGGCCGATCTGGAAGCCCATAATGTTTCAGATAAAGATGTGGTAATTGGTATTGCTGCAAGTGGTACCACACCCTATGTGATCGGTGCCCTGGAAGAATGTCGTAAACGAAACATTATTACGGGCAGCATCAGTTGTAACCCCGGTTCACCAGTTTCAGCCGCCGCAGATTATCCAATTGAAGTAGTTGTAGGTCCTGAATTTGTAACCGGCAGCACCCGCATGAAAAGCGGAACAGCACAAAAACTGGTGCTGAATATGATCTCTACTTCTATCATGATCCAATTGGGCAGGGTAGAAGATAACCGCATGGTGAATATGCAACTCAGCAACGAAAAACTGGTGGATCGTGGTGTAAAAATGCTTATGCTCCGCAGCGGGCTCACCAATTATGAAGAAGCCAGAGATCTATTGCTCACACATGGCACTGTAAGAAAAGCGTTAACCTCCATAGGACAATAGCAAATCCCAACAAACAATAGTCAATAGGCAATCGGCAATACTGTTGCCAATTGGCTATTGACTATTGCCAATTTCTCTTCTCCCGTTCATAAAAATGTAGCAGTGAAAGGTTGCAATTGCTGACAAATGGTTGTAACTTTTATGTCATTTCAATAAACACCAAAAACTGCACATTATGAAAGGGAAATTTCTACTCTCAGCTTTCCTGTTTATCTGTTCAACAAATTTTGCACAAAAGTCTTCGTTTGTTTATGCCATCAGTTCACCTGAAAATCAAAGTAACTGGACGAGTATTCAAATGATAAACAGCAGACAAGGTGATATTGTGCAAACAGTATTTGATCCTGCAAAAAAGTATGTAGCCATATTTGATGCTGTTACTGAAAGAAATATAAACACCTGGCCTACGGCTTCAACTGTTGCTGCTGCAGCATTTGATGCATCAAACCAACGGATGTTCTTTATCCCAATGCGTGTTCCTGAATTACGTTGGGCCGATGTAAGAGAGCCATCATCACCTAAATTTTACACACTCACTTCGCCTTTGTTGAGTCAGTTGAATATGACTGACCCTGCCAATCATATTACACGTATGACCATTGCTGCTGACGGTTATGGATATGCTGCAACAAATGATGGTAACCATCTCTATCGTTTCAGTACCGGAAAAAAACCGCTATTGGTTGATCTTGGAAATATTGTTGATGCGGCAACAAACGGTGCGTTATCTGTACATAGCCAATGCAGCAGTTGGGGTGGCGATATGGTGGCTGGTACTGATGGCTTGTTATATCTCATCACACAAATGAGAAATGTTTACAGTGTTGATCCTGCCACACGTTTTGCTACTCATCTTGGAACGATCAAGGGATTACCTGAAAACTTTACAGTGAATGGTGCAGCTGCTGATAATGATGGACGTGTACTTATCAGTTGCAGCTATGGTAATCAACCTTACTATTATCTTGATCTTACAACATTCAAAGCGGACATAGCATTTGGAAATGAAAAACGCATTAATGCTTCTGATCTTGCTAGTGGCAATCTTGCATCACGTGCTGCTATCAATAACGGACAATATATAACCGGCCGTTCTCAATTTGAAATGGCCAATCAGAAAATTGCCATGTATCCTAATCCGGTTACAGAACGTCGGTTCCAGTTAAATTTTGAAGAAACTGGCAAAGGCATTCACACGATACAGGTATTAGACTTATCAGGAAAAATTCTGCTTAACAAGATCGTAAACATCAGTGGTCCCGGCCAATACGAAGGAGTGGAACTGCAACAACAATTAAGCAAAGGAATGTACATGGTAAAAGTGCTGAACAGTGAATCAAAAACAATTTATTCATCAAAATTTGTGATGCAATAGCTGGCGGGTTTTTAAGGTAACAAGAGCGGCTCATAGCCGCTCTTGTTGTATACAGTAAAAATTATTTTAAGACTAACGCTTGTTTCATCGGCAGCAGCATTTAACTTCACAGCCATAATGAAAAAGACAGTTGTACATATTCACTCCTCATCCATAGCTTCATCGGCTACTGGTACAACTACATTTACAACTACGATCCGCTAAGCGGATTGTATATTACCATATTACCCCAAGGGCATTTTTGCTGCAGAACAAGAAACATCTTCTGATCATTTAACGTAAACTTTTATGCTGGTTTTAAAATTTGGTGGCACTTCAATGGGAAGCGCAGAGGCAATCAAACAGGTTGTTGACATAGTAAAAGAAAAATCAAAGGAATCTTCCGTACTACTGGTGGTAAGTGCAATGAGTGGCACAACCGATTTGTTGCTCAACTGCGGCACAAAAGCTGCTAACGATGACGAATCGTACAAGGAAATTCTTAAGCAGATCGAAACAAGACATCTTGATACGGTGAAATCATTGATCCCTGTGCAGCAGCAAAGC
The DNA window shown above is from Lacibacter sp. H375 and carries:
- a CDS encoding DUF6249 domain-containing protein, translating into MGPAEVLIPILVPLGAMALAFGLFYLRNKENMSMIEKGMNPKEFANRPAPYRNLKWGLLLVGAGIGLFLAYVLHTYVLKIDEENPVMYFSMIGIFGGLGLIYSYRIEKKEILDKE
- a CDS encoding S41 family peptidase, giving the protein MNKKKVQVWLPVLLSVSLIIGMFFGYKLRDNMGTYAPSFFGNSKPNPVQEILELVKQKYVDTVSTDSLGQFAIQDVLSQLDPHSTYIPPVEVQTVNEDMQGNYQGVGLEFGMLNDTLNVLFVMPKGPSEKAGLQVGDRIISANDSIISGKKRKSEDIRKIFRGPKGTEVKIKLIRSNKPLELTIQRGIIPIKSVDAAYMIEPGIAYIRVVKFSATTYEEFMQNLERLQKEGMKQLILDLRGNGGGMLDDAVQMADEFLSDDKEIVYTEGKSYPKQSYAARRPGLFEDGKLMLLIDEGSASASEVLAGALQDWDRATILGRRSFGKGLVQEQFTLSDGSAVRLTVSRYYTPIGRSIQKPYNRGDKATYRSEVTERLTNGELFHGDSAAHNGKKYKTKGGRIVYGGGGISPDVYVPVDSADQLPKASRMIIREQVSDAAYLYFLKYKTALKGLKDPAALQQYITADASINNYISSSISNDSVSLASLTERQQATVKKNFISSLSRFLWHTEGYVKMRNFYDPLVNRALQELKK
- the murQ gene encoding N-acetylmuramic acid 6-phosphate etherase, with the protein product MAEQFVRITEQESHYHHLENMTVAELLQNINKEDSTVPAAVEKAIPQIEPLVTAITDKMLMGGRLFYIGAGTSGRLGIVDASECPPTYGVPYGLVIGIIAGGEKAITNAVEFAEDNKEQGWADLEAHNVSDKDVVIGIAASGTTPYVIGALEECRKRNIITGSISCNPGSPVSAAADYPIEVVVGPEFVTGSTRMKSGTAQKLVLNMISTSIMIQLGRVEDNRMVNMQLSNEKLVDRGVKMLMLRSGLTNYEEARDLLLTHGTVRKALTSIGQ
- a CDS encoding N-acetylglucosamine kinase; amino-acid sequence: MSAIKLIADSGATKAEWCLLKGKKKKILLTQGISPFLMTSEQIATLLKKELKPKLAKESIKEIYFYGTGCSSEHNIKSVKQALKEAFPSAEKIKVDHDMMGAAKALCGHEKGVACILGTGSNSCYFNGTRIVKNSPGLGYVLGDEGSGAYLGRKVIQHFLYNTFDEELQARFISKYQTDRVEILDNVYRKPLPNRYMASFALFLAENRGHYMVENIIEDSFNEFFFNHLYKFRESWLYPIHFTGGVAYAFRDVLKSMCHAYELQCGRILKNPMQGLIEYHS
- a CDS encoding T9SS type A sorting domain-containing protein; translated protein: MKGKFLLSAFLFICSTNFAQKSSFVYAISSPENQSNWTSIQMINSRQGDIVQTVFDPAKKYVAIFDAVTERNINTWPTASTVAAAAFDASNQRMFFIPMRVPELRWADVREPSSPKFYTLTSPLLSQLNMTDPANHITRMTIAADGYGYAATNDGNHLYRFSTGKKPLLVDLGNIVDAATNGALSVHSQCSSWGGDMVAGTDGLLYLITQMRNVYSVDPATRFATHLGTIKGLPENFTVNGAAADNDGRVLISCSYGNQPYYYLDLTTFKADIAFGNEKRINASDLASGNLASRAAINNGQYITGRSQFEMANQKIAMYPNPVTERRFQLNFEETGKGIHTIQVLDLSGKILLNKIVNISGPGQYEGVELQQQLSKGMYMVKVLNSESKTIYSSKFVMQ